One window of the Rhipicephalus microplus isolate Deutch F79 chromosome 2, USDA_Rmic, whole genome shotgun sequence genome contains the following:
- the LOC119170352 gene encoding very long chain fatty acid elongase 7, producing METPEASLLGGMPTNATPWFPQRDSRTEGWPLTGSPLPVAMITAAYVYFVKVGGPRWMSRRKPYDLRSFILVYNLLAALFTAFFVARFAKLAYWDRGYTFLMDLDVSDEPASLEIVRLSWWLYLFKLCELSSTVFYVLRRKYEQITTLHVVHHVIVAWNVWINVTYAAQSHTMFVVCINGFVNVLSYLYYFLAALGPEYKKWLWWKSHLTKVQIVQFVLYFVHAVCLLFAEGNYVPLFVWLEFGQAVLFFSLFVLFYVKLYTKDKGGLCGPVKAD from the coding sequence ATGGAGACACCAGAGGCCAGCTTACTCGGCGGCATGCCTACGAACGCGACTCCGTGGTTTCCACAGCGCGATTCCCGCACGGAAGGCTGGCCGCTGACCGGCAGCCCGCTGCCGGTGGCCATGATCACGGCCGCGTACGTCTACTTCGTCAAGGTTGGCGGACCTCGGTGGATGTCGAGGCGCAAGCCGTACGACCTGCGCAGCTTCATCCTCGTCTACAACCTGCTGGCTGCGCTGTTCACCGCCTTTTTTGTGGCGCGCTTCGCTAAGCTCGCCTACTGGGACCGTGGCTACACGTTCCTCATGGACCTGGACGTGAGCGACGAGCCCGCCAGCCTGGAGATAGTGCGCCTCTCGTGGTGGCTGTACCTGTTCAAGCTGTGCGAGCTGAGCAGCACCGTGTTCTACGTCCTACGGAGAAAGTACGAACAGATCACGACGCTCCACGTGGTGCACCACGTCATCGTCGCCTGGAACGTCTGGATCAACGTCACCTACGCCGCCCAGTCGCACACTATGTTCGTCGTGTGCATCAACGGCTTCGTGAACGTGCTCTCGTACCTGTACTACTTCCTGGCGGCTCTCGGACCGGAGTACAAGAAGTGGCTCTGGTGGAAGAGTCATCTCACCAAGGTGCAGATAGTGCAGTTCGTGCTGTACTTCGTGCACGCGGTGTGCCTGCTTTTCGCCGAGGGAAACTACGTGCCCCTGTTCGTGTGGCTCGAGTTCGGACAGGCAGTGCTGTTCTTCTCGCTGTTCGTGCTCTTCTACGTGAAACTGTACACCAAGGACAAAGGGGGACTGTGCGGTCCTGTCAAAGCGGACTAG